One part of the Mya arenaria isolate MELC-2E11 chromosome 3, ASM2691426v1 genome encodes these proteins:
- the LOC128227827 gene encoding uncharacterized protein LOC128227827: protein MHIQVEERVFSSIADSSGCLGCALVAGDSNVHRIQAAIPNWSTIRCLPVSGAKFVNDKKGFVAVLQLSLKKEFYPCVYIHLGSNDVQAREDVFYRRVTEVCDSIHETSPETEIVLCSILPRKKNDRRVSSTLARVFNRWIQNANTMLMDISEAIPYIRFLGYGAQECADVLGRDGLHLSRVGGRHCSQVIEEDVYSWSEIAYQQDVHWNEDIRQPHSAEIDASSFDQCLAAAVEPVSDQNVQASKQPLYSEIVRLPAAEVPDVTSVQHNVKLPRRNVLNVSVDECARSARPCNHRSNKHGRARRRKFTQHRQLKVQRSEQYKDHVEIPLTSDVTVKVKADNVHSIWMCPKEDAITTKKRLPVCSTMTGVKKINKQTWFDCPLCPVKCSREDFLLDHFCRRHVPGGTKYKKNTDNSFCHRKSTKSSRSQPNSKSTISTSSLNPVEKTSPPHQDELDIADHADFSKLKLLLSNDVEQNPGPTYHCEWNNCGFIGLTTTRMGQHLRQHGREEQCKWAQCNGFQRTSYEDLELHIIHDHFFDDRITFPSLDDWLEYLPEKRIDPETTDLRFCPKHLRSKLKLLLFDEDYLDMPTNKSYTMSDHLCTLDFESNHYTKNFLNIEKKFIEKRLLLGEDWSDYNGKFEENDTDSLLSPDPKVRKHRQFHGGKYQFHFVQTSRPELSSNSHSGTKPTMLNICTSAMLSLECMLA, encoded by the exons ATGCACATCCAGGTCGAGGAGCGTGTGTTTTCTTCCATTGCAGATTCAAGTGGATGTCTTGGTTGTGCGCTTGTGGCAGGTGATTCCAACGTACATCGTATCCAAGCAGCGATTCCAAATTGGTCCACTATTCGATGCCTCCCAGTATCAG GAGCCAAGTTTGTGAATGACAAGAAGGGATTTGTGGCAGTTCTGCAGCTTTCATTGAAGAAGGAGTTTTACCCATGTGTCTATATTCATCTTGGCTCCAATGATGTTCAAGCCAGAGAGGATGTGTTTTATAG gagAGTCACTGAGGTATGTGATAGTATCCACGAGACGAGTCCGGAAACTGagattgttttatgttctattcTGCCACGAAAAAAGAATGACAGACGAGTATCTTCAACATTAGCGAGAGTCTTCAACAGATGGATCCAGAATGCTAACACCATGCTAATGGACATTTCAGAGGCCATCCCATACATCAGATTCCTTGGATATGGAGCTCAg gAATGTGCTGATGTGTTGGGTCGTGATGGACTTCATCTGAGTCGTGTTGGTGGTAGACATTGTAGTCAGGTGATTGAGGAGGATGTGTATTCCTGGAGTGAAATAGCCTATCAGCAGGATGTACATTGGAATGAAGACATACGCCAACCACATTCAGCAGAGATTGATGCATCAAGCTTTGACCAGtg CCTGGCAGCTGCTGTTGAACCAGTCAGTGACCAGAATGTCCAGGCCAGCAAGCAGCCTCTGTACTCGGAAATAGTCCGTTTG CCAGCAGCTGAAGTTCCAGATGTTACCTCAGTGCAGCATAATGTGAAGTTACCAAGGCGCAATGTATTGAATGTCtct GTTGATGAATGTGCTAGATCAGCCAGACCATGTAACCACAGATCAAACAAACATGGAAGGGCAAGGCGAAGAAAATTTACGCAACACAGACAGCTGAAAGTTCaaag aTCTGAGCAGTATAAAGATCACGTTGAAATTCCGTTGACATCTGATGTAACGGTAAAGGTGAAGGCAGACAATGTACATAGCATCTGGATG TGCCCGAAAGAAGACGCCATTACCACAAAGAAGCGCCTACCTGTCTGCTCTACAATGACTGGAGTTAAGAAGATAAACAAG CAGACATGGTTTGACTGCCCCCTATGCCCAGTGAAGTGTTCTAGAGAAGATTTCCTACTGGACCATTTCTGTCGACGCCATGTACCTGGAGGGACCAAATACAAGAAGAACACTGACAATTCTTTCTGTCATCGG AAATCAACGAAGAGCAGCAGAAGTCAGCCAAACTCGAAGAGCACCATTTCAACATCCAGCCTGAACCCTGTAGAAAAAACTTCACCTCCCCATCAAG ATGAATTGGATATCGCAGATCACGCCGATTTCTCcaaattaaaattacttttatcaaatgatGTTGAGCAAAATCCTGGACCT ACCTATCACTGTGAATGGAATAATTGTGGATTCATCGGGCTAACAACAACCAGAATGGGACAACACCTGCGACAACATGGACGAGAAGAGCAATGCAAATGGGCGCAATGCAATGGATTTCAGCGAACGAGCTACGAAGACCTGGAGTTACACATTATACACGACCACTTCTTTGAT gaCAGAATCACCTTTCCTTCCCTAGATGATTGGCTGGAATATCTCCCAGAAAAAAGAATCGACCCAGAAACCACTGATTTACGCTTCTGTCCAAAACACCTG AGAAGCAAGCTGAAGTTGTTACTGTTTGATGAGGACTACCTGGACATGCCGACAAACAAATCCTACACAATGAGCGACCACCTGTGTACACTGGATTTTGAAAGTAATCATTATACtaaaaatttcttaaatattgagaaaaaatttattgaaaaaagactttTGTTAGGTGAAGACTGGTCAGATTATAATGGTAAATTTGAGGAAAATGACACTGATTCACTTTTAAGTCCAGATCCAAAAGTCCGCAAGCACAGGCAGTTCCATggtggaaaatatcaattccaCTTTGTCCAAACTTCACGTCCTGAATTAAGTTCAAATTCTCATTCTGGAACTAAGCCT ACAATGCTGAATATCTGTACATCCGCTATGTTGAGTCTGGAGTGTATGCTGGCCTAA